In Microscilla marina ATCC 23134, the DNA window ATTGTTCTCAGACGATTCAAAAAAAACGGTGCATAGCCAAAGCTATGAGGCTTTTTTTTTGAGAAGAATGAGGGCAATAGATACACTTTAATGGCTCAAATTATTTATGAAAGATCACTAATAATTACTTGAATAAAGTATTATGTTATTTTTTAGTATGATTACTTATCTACAAACCCAAGTTTTTATGAAAAGATTATTGCCAATAGGGCTATCGTTTATTTTTGCATTGGTTGCTACGGTAGCCTATGCCCAGCCAAAGATTCAGTTTAATAAAACCAAGCATGCATTTGGCACCATCAAAGAGGATGGCGGACTTGCTCAGGTAACCTTTAGTTTCAAGAATACAGGAAACCAAACGCTCAAACTAACCAATGTGAAGGCGTCTTGTGGGTGTACTACCCCTACCTGGACCAAAGCCGAAATAAAGCCGGGTGGTTCAGGCGTAGTAAAAGCTGCTTTTAACCCTATGGGTAGAGTAGGCGCATTTAACAAAAGTATTACTGTGCGAAGTAATGCGCAACCTGCTGTAAGCATTTTACAAATTTCGGGAAAGGTAACCCCTCGCAAAAAAGGACCAAAAGATTGGTATCCGGTAGCTTTGGGTAACCTTAGGTTTAAATCAAACACGGTGTGGTTTGGTGACATTATGCACGACAGCAAAAATACCGAAAAGTCTACTTTTATTTATAACGATGGCAACGACCCCATCACGCTTAACTTAGCGGCTACCAAACTACCTAAACACGTACAGATTGTATCGGTGTTTGAAGCAAAGGTAGGGGAGACCAAAGTAAAAAAAGCCAAGCGTAAGAAGAAAAAAGAGGTCACCATTAAGCCTAAACAGGCAATAGGGCTTACGTTTGCTTATAATGCTACCGAGAAAAAAGACTGGGACTATGTATATGATAGTTTTATGCTGATCACTGATGACAAAATCCAAGCTAAAAAACGTATGAGTGTGGGTGGATACATCAAAGAAAAATTTTCTAAAAAAGCCCTTTTAACCCCCCCAGCAGCCAAATTTGACAAAACCACGCACAGCTTTGGTACGATGAAGCAAAATGCGCGGGCATCTGCCACCTTTAAAATAAGCAACGAAGGCAAAAGCACTTTGTATATTCGCAAAACCAAGGCATCTTGTGGTTGTACAGCTACCAAGCCTAAGAAAAAAGTATTGGCACCTGGCGAGTCTACTACCATTGGTGTAACTTATTCAAGTGGCACATCTAAAGGGCGTATCAATAAGAGTGTAACGGTGATTACCAATGACCCTAAAAAGCCTAAAACAGTATTGAGCATTACGGCTGATGTAAGCCCAAGTGCTAAGCCTAAAAAGTAGTTTTAAACTACAAGTGAATCAATTTAAAAACCCTGCTTGTCAATCAAAAGATAAGCAGGGTTTTGTTGTATCTGGGCTAAATAAGTATTCCTAAAGCAGTAAAGTCAAGCCTTGTACACAAGACTTGACTTTTGAAAATATAACATATAAACTTAGCTTACGAATTTTTCTACTTAACCGTTGGCTAACCAGTGATGGGCAGCTTTCATGTCTTTAAAAGACTTGGCAGCAATGGCGTACCTTACTGCTTGGTTTACATTTTCTTTCAATGTATTGATCGCTACTTCGCCAAAAATATTGTCGGCATTGATGATGGCAAGTTTTTTCATGCCTGCTTTATACATTTGCAGATTCCAGGTATCTCTCAGCCAGTCTTGCTCTGCTTTTTTTACTGCGCCTAGTTTTTCGGTGTTTAACACCACTCCTGTGTTGGGCTGAACAGCCGTTGTATAAAGTTTATAGCCGTTTTCGAATAGTTTAATAAGCTGTGGACTTGTCAAAAATCCATGAATATTTATTGTAAGACATTGGTTAGACGCACTATATTCTACAGTTGCGTTCTTTTCTTTGTAAAGGACTTGGTTACTATTGCTCATGGTTTGTTTTCAAAAAAAAATTAAATTTTGATAATACAAAGTAACTTACTTTTGCCCATACATGTAAACTCAATTTATATGTAAACTCTACCCATGTAATAATTTATAAATGTTTATGAATGCACCAGACGTAAAAACTCAAAAAAATAGGTGATCTCTAACTAATAAACTTATAACTTACTGAAAATAAGTATGCCATGAATTTGTTAGCTACCTATGAACTCAACGCAGTTAAACAGGGTGTACCTAGTGGAGGCTATGCCGACATCCCGCTTGCGGGGCACCTGGCACCTAGTCGCTAGAACCTTGTTGGGGCTTCTAAGGTGACCTCTTCCATCAAAATAGTACCAAAACGGTGTAAGTTATATACAACATTTGCTCAGATATTTACTCGTTTTTTGATAGTTTAATCCAATAGGTATTTATCTATTTGCTTAAAGAATTGCTGAAGCAATGCCTCGTTCAAAGCTTTTTGGTAATCAGGGTCTTCTATTTTTATCCCATACGCCTTATCTCTAAACATTTTGGGCTCGTAATTACGACGGGCTTTTTGGTCTTGAAAACTAGTCCGGCGAAAAACGTTTTCGGGGCGTTTATACTTCTCCAACCCTTGGGGCAATACTGCCATCAGGTATTTTTGCTGTGACCCCGATTTGGCGGTAAAGTGGTGTACTCCACCTTCGTTTTTGAAATATAAATAAGGCAACGTTCCCTTAAACTCGATCTCTATCCCAATCAGGTTTTGTGGCTCAGGATTTTTTCGTTTGTCATAGGGTTGCCGCTGGTAAATTCTGCGCCTAACAACCGGCTTTTTTTCTTTGCCATTCTGGTTATCTTCCTCCACTTCTTCGTTCAACACTTCTGTTTCTTCGCTTATTTCTTCTTCTGGTTTGGTCTTCGCGTTGGTTTCCATGACATTGCCCTCCAGGTAGCCATGTTTGTTGTGCCAAAGGGTGTACATTTCTACCGACAAGTTGTGGGCTTTGGCAAACTCTATGTAAAGATCGGTAATGGTAAACAAAGACAAACGTGCACCATAAATACCCATAGAACAAACTGAAAACTCAGGATTTTCCAATGATACCAGGTGTGCCTTAAGTGTCATAAAGTTTTGCGCCCATAGTTTAAACTGGGCATGCAGGGCTATTTCATCCTTTTTTTCTTCTACTCCATTCAAAATCAAGAAGTTGTCCGACTCTATCTCCTCTATTTCTTCAAATGATGATTCAAATTTTTTGCGCAAATTAATCAATTCATAATAATACTTGCGTTGCTCCTCATTTTTCCAGAAATCGTTTTCTTTCTTGCGCTTTTTGGCTTTTTGGAGCTTACGTTCCAGTTGGTCTATTTTGCTCAGAAAGCGGGCAAAGTAACTGCCTCGGTCTATAGTATTGGTTTCGCGGCGGTAGCGGGTAATAAGCGTAATAAAATCTATAAACTTAAGTTTTTCGCTTTCGCTGATCACCTTTTGGGTAATTTGAATGTCATCGCGGCGTTGAATCTCAAATACTATAGTGGCAGTTTGGGCACCATTGTCTACATTGGCCACATAGGTTTTTACCCCTTTGTTATCTTTACTTTTTTTGGTGGGCTTCTCAAGCGGTTTTTTCAAAAACACATCCACCTGCAAAGGTTGTAAAAAATCGTACTCGTTCAATGCCTGCGACAAAGGTACAATGAGTTGGGTCTGTAGTGTTCGCTGTAGAAAACGGGCGCCATAGTTGGCATTGTACCCCTTTTTGCCCAGATAATCGAGCACATTTTGCCCTATGTTTACTTCCAGGTTGCGCCCTTTGATACCCTCCCGTTTTTTAACCAAATCTATTTCACGATCAATAATTTTACGCACAATGGGCTTATCCAAAGGAGCAAAAGCAATGACTCTGTCTAAACGGTTGAACAGTTCAGGACGGAAGTAGGCTTGTACTTCTGACTTAAAGTGAGCCGCTGCCGCCTCGGCTTCGTTTTTGGTTTCTACAAAACCAATCGACCCCGTTTGGAACGAGCGTGCCCCAATGTTGGAGGTCATAATAATGATAGTACTACAAAAATCTGCCACCCTGCCCCTGGCGTCAGTCAGGCGTCCTTCGCCCAATATCTGCAGGAGCAAATCATAAAAAGAAGGGTGCACTTTTTCGAGTTCATCAAACAATAATACCGAAAAAGGATCTTGCCGTATCGACGAAGTAAGCAAACCCTCGCCGCTGGTACCGTCTCCAGTCAGGCGCATAATAGCGCGGGTATCGGTATATTCGCTCATGTCAAAACGAATCATCTTGTTGCGGTTGCCAAACATAAACTGGGCAAGCACTTTAGCCATTTCGGTTTTACCCACCCCGGTGGGCCCCACAAAAAGTAGCGAAGCCAACGGCTTGCCCCGGCGTACTACCGCCGCCTTAATGGCCACCAAAAGGTCTGATACGGTATGAATGGCCTCATTTTGCCCATAGATATTGGTCTGGAAATAATGCTGCATTTTGTCTACCTCCAAGGCTATTTCGGGATTAATCATAAATTCGGGCATCCCCGTTTCCTGACAGAAGCGCTCAAAAATGGCCGGCTTGTCTATGATCTTAATTTCCTTTTTCTCTTTGTCAGAAACAATAGAGGCTAAAAAATGGATTGTTTTGCCGGGCAGTTCAGAGTAGGGTGTGTACCACTGTTGCAAGCGCAGTATTTCTTGAATGGCTTCTTCTTCTACGGCACAATTTTTTTGGGTGGCAATGTAGTTTACCTTCTTGGTGACAATTTCCAACACCTGCTCATCAGACATATCTTCTATGTTGATGGTGTTCAATAAACCCAAATAGCCAGGCGAGCGCATTTCTATCCGAGAAGCTTCCTCAGGAGTACATTCGCTAATGATGGTTATTTCTCCCCTGGAAATATAATCACGCAGATAGTCTGCCATCGACATATTGTTGCCCACATACTGCCCTACTTCAAACAATTCAGAGAAATTGCTCACGTACAAAATGTCGCCCGACTTGCGCAGTTCACGGCACACATCGGCCAAGTACTCTTCCCAACTACCCAGGCCAGTAAGACGGTGGAGCAATTGAGCGGCTGATACCTCCCACACCGAAACATCACTTAACCCGTGTTGACCTTTTACCCGGCAAAACTCTTTGATGAGGGCAGTTTTTCCCTTGCCCGATCCTCCCACAACGAGCACACTATTTCGGTGCTTGGCTTTCATAGTAGTAAGCAACTGGTCATACTCTTTGGTCAAGCCAAACAGCTCTACTTCGTTTGCGCTAAGGCGATGGGCTATTTGGGGCAAGATAGACTCTTGGTCGCGTTGCTGAATATCTTCTTGCTCTGATAGGGTATAGAAGTTAAACTCAGTGGGCACGGTGTGTATTTTTATGTTCGAAAACCACTGAGTAGTAAGCAATGACGTAGGCGATTTGAGGCGTTTTTTGCGAATAAACTCCAGTTGAATGTTGTCTTTGAGGTTCTCTTTGAGTTCTTCTAGGCTGTTTCCCGCAGATTGTACGCCCAAAGTAGGCACAAAACCCAAGAATTGTTGGTGGTGATTTTCCAGGTAAAAAAGTTCGTAACTAAGGGTAAGTTTAGGAAAAAACTTTTGTTTGGACGCCTCCAGTTCTATCTCTATAGTTTCCTGAATCAATGGTTGGTCCAGCACATATTTTAGCAATGGATGATACTGCCCTTGAGTGAGCAGGTTTTTATGAATTGCCTTGTAAAGCTGACGTGCTACTCCTATTTCCGAAACATTGAGGCGCACGATGTCATTAAAATGCAGAGGTGAGGTAACAGTTACTCCCGACTGGTGGGTGACTTCACTTATTAATAGGTTTAATTTGATCTTTTTCAAAGTGTAAAGTTTTACTTAAGTAATGATCTGATATAAGTTTCTGATAATGGTGTGATAACAATTTGCAAAATAATCAAATTAGCGAAACCACAAAAACCCAGGCGAGTGTTCTCGGGCTAAAAACTTGGCAAGTTCGGCTCACCGCTCCTCCAAATTCAAGTTTGGAGCAGGCAAGCTTGTTCCTGAAGGATTTTCAGCTGAGGGCCAATAAGCTAAGGCGA includes these proteins:
- a CDS encoding DUF1573 domain-containing protein yields the protein MKRLLPIGLSFIFALVATVAYAQPKIQFNKTKHAFGTIKEDGGLAQVTFSFKNTGNQTLKLTNVKASCGCTTPTWTKAEIKPGGSGVVKAAFNPMGRVGAFNKSITVRSNAQPAVSILQISGKVTPRKKGPKDWYPVALGNLRFKSNTVWFGDIMHDSKNTEKSTFIYNDGNDPITLNLAATKLPKHVQIVSVFEAKVGETKVKKAKRKKKKEVTIKPKQAIGLTFAYNATEKKDWDYVYDSFMLITDDKIQAKKRMSVGGYIKEKFSKKALLTPPAAKFDKTTHSFGTMKQNARASATFKISNEGKSTLYIRKTKASCGCTATKPKKKVLAPGESTTIGVTYSSGTSKGRINKSVTVITNDPKKPKTVLSITADVSPSAKPKK
- a CDS encoding AAA family ATPase, yielding MKKIKLNLLISEVTHQSGVTVTSPLHFNDIVRLNVSEIGVARQLYKAIHKNLLTQGQYHPLLKYVLDQPLIQETIEIELEASKQKFFPKLTLSYELFYLENHHQQFLGFVPTLGVQSAGNSLEELKENLKDNIQLEFIRKKRLKSPTSLLTTQWFSNIKIHTVPTEFNFYTLSEQEDIQQRDQESILPQIAHRLSANEVELFGLTKEYDQLLTTMKAKHRNSVLVVGGSGKGKTALIKEFCRVKGQHGLSDVSVWEVSAAQLLHRLTGLGSWEEYLADVCRELRKSGDILYVSNFSELFEVGQYVGNNMSMADYLRDYISRGEITIISECTPEEASRIEMRSPGYLGLLNTINIEDMSDEQVLEIVTKKVNYIATQKNCAVEEEAIQEILRLQQWYTPYSELPGKTIHFLASIVSDKEKKEIKIIDKPAIFERFCQETGMPEFMINPEIALEVDKMQHYFQTNIYGQNEAIHTVSDLLVAIKAAVVRRGKPLASLLFVGPTGVGKTEMAKVLAQFMFGNRNKMIRFDMSEYTDTRAIMRLTGDGTSGEGLLTSSIRQDPFSVLLFDELEKVHPSFYDLLLQILGEGRLTDARGRVADFCSTIIIMTSNIGARSFQTGSIGFVETKNEAEAAAAHFKSEVQAYFRPELFNRLDRVIAFAPLDKPIVRKIIDREIDLVKKREGIKGRNLEVNIGQNVLDYLGKKGYNANYGARFLQRTLQTQLIVPLSQALNEYDFLQPLQVDVFLKKPLEKPTKKSKDNKGVKTYVANVDNGAQTATIVFEIQRRDDIQITQKVISESEKLKFIDFITLITRYRRETNTIDRGSYFARFLSKIDQLERKLQKAKKRKKENDFWKNEEQRKYYYELINLRKKFESSFEEIEEIESDNFLILNGVEEKKDEIALHAQFKLWAQNFMTLKAHLVSLENPEFSVCSMGIYGARLSLFTITDLYIEFAKAHNLSVEMYTLWHNKHGYLEGNVMETNAKTKPEEEISEETEVLNEEVEEDNQNGKEKKPVVRRRIYQRQPYDKRKNPEPQNLIGIEIEFKGTLPYLYFKNEGGVHHFTAKSGSQQKYLMAVLPQGLEKYKRPENVFRRTSFQDQKARRNYEPKMFRDKAYGIKIEDPDYQKALNEALLQQFFKQIDKYLLD